A single genomic interval of Nerophis lumbriciformis linkage group LG17, RoL_Nlum_v2.1, whole genome shotgun sequence harbors:
- the srsf7a gene encoding serine and arginine rich splicing factor 7a, translated as MSYYSSSRSSSRASDCKVYVGDLGNGAAKGELERAFSYYGPLRTVWVARNPPGFAFVEFEDPRDAEDAVKGTDGKLLCGSRVRVEMSTGMSRKGRGRPSRRQFDPNDRCYQCGDRGHYAYDCYRFSKRGGGGGRRSRSRSHSRSRSRSRSRGRRYRSRSHSRSRSRSRSRRRSPSYSRRRSRSGSQARSKSRTPVRSRSRSRSRSRSAPRRSASRSRSRSQSANHKKNSCSRSATPPPPPRSPSPAAN; from the exons ATGTCCTACTACTCATCGTCCCGCAGTTCGTCCAGGGCGTCGGACTGTAAGGTGTACGTGGGTGACCTGGGCAATGGTGCCGCCAAGGGGGAGTTGGAACGGGCGTTCAGCTACTATGGCCCGCTGAGGACCGTCTGGGTGGCCAGGAACCCGCCAGGGTTTGCTTTTGTGGAGTTTGAGGATCCAAGAGATGCTGAAGATGCTGTTAAAGGCACGGATGGGAA GCTCTTGTGTGGGTCACGTGTACGAGTGGAGATGTCAACTGGCATGTCCAGGAAGGGCCGCGGACGCCCCAGCCGTCGCCAGTTTGACCCAAATGACCGCTGTTACCAGTGTGGGGACCGCGGTCATTATGCCTATGACTGCTACCGCTTCAGcaagcgaggaggaggaggaggacgccGCAGCAG GTCCCGATCCCATTCTCGATCACGGTCCAGGTCCAGATCTCGTGGGCGCCGCTACCGCTCCCGTTCTCACTCTCGCAGCCGTAGCCGCAGCAG GAGCCGCCGCCGCTCCCCATCATACTCAAGGCGCAGGAGCAG GTCTGGCTCTCAAGCCCGCTCCAAGTCCAGGACTCCAGTGAGAAG TCGTTCCAGGTCTCGTTCTCGGTCCAGATCAGCACCAAGACGCTCTGCCTCCCGCTCCCGCTCTCGGTCACAGTCGGCCAATCACAAGAAGAACAG tTGTTCCCGCTCAgcaacaccaccaccaccaccacgaaGTCCATCGCCAGCCGCCAACTGA